The following proteins are encoded in a genomic region of Eulemur rufifrons isolate Redbay chromosome 18, OSU_ERuf_1, whole genome shotgun sequence:
- the CCNA2 gene encoding cyclin-A2: MLGSSAPGPAAGEAGSGLLTSQQTALQEDQENINPEKAAPTQQPRTRAALAVLKAGNPRGPAPQQRPKTRRVAPLKDLPINDDHVTVPPWKTNSKQPAFTIHVDEAEEETQKRPAESKKTEHEDVLAFNSAITLPAPRKPLVPLDYPMDGSFESPHTMDMSIILEDEKPLSVNEVPDYHEDIHTYLREMEVKCKPKVGYMKKQPDITNSMRAILVDWLVEVGEEYKLQNETLHLAVNYIDRFLSSMSVLRGKLQLVGTAAMLLASKFEEIYPPEVAEFVYITDDTYTKKQVLRMEHLVLKVLSFDLAAPTVNQFLTQYFLHLQPANCKVESLAMFLGELSLIDADPYLKYLPSVIAGAAFHLALYTITGRSWPESLVQKTGYTLESLKPCLMDLHQTYLKAPQHAQQSIREKYKNSKYHGVSLLNPPETLNL, encoded by the exons ATGTTGGGCAGCTCTGCGCCGGGGCCTGCAGCCGGCGAGGCAGGCTCGGGACTGCTAACATCGCAGCAGACGGCGCTCCAAGAGGATCAGGAGAACATCAACCCGGAGAAGGCAGCGCCTACCCAGCAGCCTCGGACCCGGGCTGCGCTGGCTGTACTGAAGGCCGGTAACCCGCGGGGTCCAGCACCGCAGCAGAGGCCCAAGACGCGACGG GTTGCACCTCTTAAGGATCTTCCTATAAATGATGATCATGTCACTGTTCCTCCTTGGAAAACAAATAGTAAACAGCCTGCATTCACCATCCATGTGGATGAAGCAGAAGAAGAGACTCAAAAGAGGCCAGCAGAATCAAAAAAAACAGAACATGAAGATGTCCTGGCTTTTAATTCAGCTATTACTTTACCTGCACCACGAAAACCACTGGTACCCCTTGATTATCCAATGGATGGTAGTTTTG AATCACCACATACTATGGACATGTCAATTATATTAGAAGATGAAAAGCCACTGAGCGTTAATGAAGTACCAGACTACCATGAGGATATTCACACATACCTTAGGGAAATGGAG GTTAAGTGTAAACCTAAAGTGGGTTACATGAAGAAACAGCCAGACATCACTAACAGTATGAGGGCTATCCTGGTGGATTGGTTAGTTGAAGTAGGAGAAGAATATAAACTGCAGAATGAAACTTTGCATTTGGCTGTGAACTACATTGATAGATTTCTTTCTTCGATGTCTGTGTTAAGAGGAAAGCTTCAGCTTGTGGGCACTGCTGCTATGCTGTTAGCCTC AAAGTTTGAAGAAATATACCCCCCAGAAGTAGCAGAGTTTGTGTACATTACAGATGATACCTATACCAAGAAACAAGTTCTGAGAATGGAGCACCTAGTTTTGAAAGTCCTTTCTTTTGACTTAGCTGCACCAACAGTAAATCAGTTTCTTACCCAATACTTTTTGCATCTGCAGCCTGCAAACTGCAAAGTTGAAAGTTTAGCAATG TTTTTAGGAGAATTAAGCTTGATAGATGCTGACCCATACCTAAAGTATTTACCATCAGTTATTGCTGGAGCAGCCTTTCATTTAGCACTCTACACAATCACGGGACGAAGCTGG CCTGAATCATTAGTACAGAAGACTGGATATACTCTGGAAAGTCTTAAGCCTTGTCTCATGGACCTTCACCAGACCTACCTCAAAGCACCACAGCATGCACAACAGTCAAtaagagaaaagtataaaaattcaaa GTATCATGGTGTTTCTCTCCTCAACCCACCAGAGACACTAAATCTGTAA
- the EXOSC9 gene encoding exosome complex component RRP45, whose protein sequence is MKETPLSNCERRFLLRAIEEKKRLDGRQTYDYRNIKISFGTDYGCCIVELGKTRVLGQVSCELVSPKLNRATEGILFFNLELSQMAAPAFEPGRQSDLLVKLNRLLERCLRNSKCIDTESLCVVAGEKVWQIRVDLHLLNHDGNIIDAASIAAIVALSHFRRPDVSVQGDEVTLYTPEERDPVPLSIHHMPICVSFAFFQQGTYLLVDPNEREERVMDGLLVIAMNKHREICTIQSSGGIMLLKDQVLRCSKIAGVKVAEITELIQKALENDQKVRKEGGKFGFAESIANQRITAFKMEKAPIDTSDVEEKAEEIIAEAEPPSEVVSKPVLWTTGTAQIGEGIENFWGDLEDSGKEDEDEGGSDEAIILDSIKMDTGVEVSNIGSQDAPIVLSDSEEEEMIILEPDKNPKKIRTQTISAKPEKATSQVKKPVKKRKKKRAAN, encoded by the exons ATGAAGGAAACGCCACTCTCGAACTGCGAGCGGCGATTTCTGCTCCGTGCCATCGAAGAGAAGAAG CGGCTGGATGGCAGACAAACCTATGATTATAGGAACATCAAGATCTCATTTGGAACAGATTATGGGTGCTGTATTGTGGAACTTGGGAAAACAAG AGTTCTTGGACAGGTGTCCTGTGAACTTGTGTCTCCAAAACTGAATAGGGCCACAgaaggtattcttttttttaaccttgaacTCTCTCAGATGGCTGCTCCAGCTTTTGAACCTGGCAg GCAGTCAGATCTCTTGGTGAAGTTGAATCGACTCTTGGAAAGATGTCTAAGAAATTCGAAGTGTATAGACACTGAATCTCTCTGTGTTGTTGCTGGTGAAAAG GTTTGGCAAATACGTGTAGACCTACATTTATTAAATCATGATGGAAATATTATTGATGCTGCCAGCATTGCTGCAATCGTGGCCTTAAGTCACTTCCGAAGACCTGATGTCTCTGTCCAAGGAGATGAAGTAACACTG tATACACCTGAAGAGCGTGATCCTGTACCGTTAAGCATCCACCACATGCCTATTTGTGtcagttttgcctttttccagCAAGG AACATATTTATTGGTGGATCCCAATGAACGAGAAGAACGTGTAATGGATGGCTTGCTGGTGATTGCCATGAACAAACATCGAGAGATTTGCACCATCCAATCCAGTGGTGGGATAATGCTACTAAAAGATCAA GTTTTGAGATGCAGTAAAATAGCTGGTGTGAAAGTAGCAGAAATTACAGAGCTAATACAGAAAGCTTTGGAGAATGACCAGAAAGTTag GAAAGAAGGTGGAAAGTTTGGCTTTGCAGAGTCTATAGCAAATCAAAGGATCACagcatttaaaatggaaaaggccCCTATTGATACCTCAGATGTagaggaaaaagcagaagaaatcaTTGCTGAAGCTGAACCTCCTTCAGAAGT TGTTTCTAAACCTGTGTTATGGACAACTGGAACTGCCCAAATTGGAGAGGGAATAGAAAACTTCTGGGGTGATCTTGAAGACTCTGGGAAGGAAGATGAGGATGAAGGTGGTAGTGATGAAGCTATCATTCTTGATAGTATAAAAATGGACACTGGAGTGGAAGTCTCCAATATTGGAAGCCAAG atgcccCTATAGTACTCTCAGAtagtgaagaagaagaaatgatcaTTTTAGAACCAGACAAGAATCCAAAGAAAATAAG AACACAGACCATCAGTGCAAAGCCAGAAAAAGCAACAAGTCAAGTAAAGAAGccagtgaaaaagagaaaaaaaaagagagctgcTAATTAA